A part of Cannabis sativa cultivar Pink pepper isolate KNU-18-1 chromosome 6, ASM2916894v1, whole genome shotgun sequence genomic DNA contains:
- the LOC115724735 gene encoding L10-interacting MYB domain-containing protein-like — protein MEKEKNICTKGDVAVPRGKAIWNSESVNFFLEFCIKEVEDGHRPTTYLDKIGYLNLITNMKKATERDYTRAQLKNKWDGLKNEWKLWKQLKGKETGLGWSMQKNTIDATEDWWNSKLQTHPDAAKFRIRGIEPEVEEKLDKIFMNTVATGEYAWTPSSGIIPSESEKPFNDTETLHEQLESSDDDIEMPNIDRFSKEKTSKRTTEPLEKQNKKMKNGKGKMKKTGPVMIFEQIGRLADAVETRSRNIEIARKENSIAEVMKMLNSLPEIEKGSSLYLFATRLFIMKEKREMFASLEEPELMLTWLKNEYTLEYNYNA, from the exons atggagaaagaaaaaaatatttgtacTAAAGGTGATGTAGCAGTACCACGAGGTAAAGCAATATGGAATTCTGAGAGTGTGAATTTTTTCTTGGAATTCTGTATCAAAGAGGTTGAGGATGGACATCGTCCTACTACTTATTTAGATAAAATTGGATATCTAAACTTGAttacaaatatgaaaaaagCAACTGAAAGAGATTACACTAGAGCCCAGCTAAAAAATAAATGGGATGGATTGAAAAATGAATGGAAGCTTTGGAAGCAACTCAAGGGAAAAGAAACTGGTTTAGGATGGAGTATGCAAAAGAATACAATTGATGCAACTGAAGATTGGTGGAATAGTAAATTACAG ACTCATCCCGATGCTGCAAAGTTTCGCATTCGGGGAATTGAACCAGAAGTAGAGGAAAAATTAGATAAGATTTTTATGAACACTGTTGCTACAGGAGAGTATGCTTGGACACCTTCATCTGGAATAATTCCATCTGAGTCTGAAAAGCCTTTTAATGATACTGAAACCTTACATGAACAACTTGAGAGTAGTGATGATGATATAGAGATGCCTAATATTGATAGATTTTCTAAAGAGAAAACTAGCAAGAGAACAACTGAGCCACTtgagaaacaaaataaaaaaatgaaaaatggaaAAGGAAAAATGAAGAAGACAGGGCCCgtaatgatatttgaacaaattGGTCGCCTTGCTGATGccgtggagacaagaagtagaAATATTGAAATAGCTAGAAAAGAGAATAGTATTGCCGAAGTTATGAAAATGTTAAATTCTTTGCCTGAAATCGAGAAAGGGAGCAGcttgtatttatttgcaacGCGCTTGTTTATCatgaaagagaagagagagatgtTTGCTTCATTGGAAGAACCTGAGTTAATGCTTACTTGGCTCAAGAATGAGTATACTCTGGA